In Humulus lupulus chromosome 6, drHumLupu1.1, whole genome shotgun sequence, a single genomic region encodes these proteins:
- the LOC133784087 gene encoding uncharacterized protein LOC133784087, which translates to MVRQMQKHLTDWRHTMKKHWVDVGGEVDNERAKSKPFVSITSSDWAILCDFWASDSHQRISKKNKEARAKMTIPGGHGSKSIVAHVYDYVNYNNLYPYIYENIINVTMFK; encoded by the exons atggtaagacaaatgcaaaaacatctgactgattggcgccacacgatgaaaaaacactgggtagatgttggaggagaggtggacaatgagagagcgaagtcaaaaccttttgtgtcgattacttcttctgattgggcaattctgtgtgatttttgggcttctgattctcaccag cgtatatcgaagaaaaataaagaagctcgagctaaaatgaccataccaggaggacacggttccaaatccatcgttgcccatgtttatgattacgtaaattataataacttatatccttacatttacgaaaatattataaatgtcacaatgtttaaataa